AGAAAAATACGGACGCTATGTGCTGATCCGAAAGAAAGACCTCGACCGCGCAGACCGATGGTTCGCAAAATGGGGCCTCTGGGCGACCTTTATCGCTCGAATGCTGCCCATTATCCGCACGTTCATCTCCTTTCCTGCGGGCGTCAGCCGCGTCCCCTTCATACCGTTCCTGATCTTGGCCTTTGTCGGCTCGGTGCCCTGGTGCTACATGCTGGGTCTGGTCGGGCTAAAATTGGGCGAAAACTGGACCCACATTCGCGACTATCTGCACGGCTTTGACCTGATCATTGCCCTCGTGCTGCTGGGCCTGTTCGCCTTCTGGCTCTACCACCATCTAAAGCCGGAAAAGGACGAAGAGCAGAAAGAAGCGGCATGAGCCTTCTGATCACCGCCTTCGAGCCTTTTGACGGCGATACGATCAACTCTTCGCTCGAAGCGATGCGCGCCGCTATGCCCTATTTGCCGCAAGCCCGATTCGCCGTTCTGCCCGTCGAATACGACATGGATGTTGAAGCCTCGCGGGCAGCGATTGCCGAATATGACCCCAAAGTTGTGCTAC
Above is a genomic segment from Armatimonadota bacterium containing:
- a CDS encoding DedA family protein, with amino-acid sequence MLDAILAPIMKWTTGVISAGGYTAVAGLMAIESCSIPLPSELIMPFAGFLVHKGEMNLFWASIAGAFGCMVGSAVNYWVGAIGGRPFIEKYGRYVLIRKKDLDRADRWFAKWGLWATFIARMLPIIRTFISFPAGVSRVPFIPFLILAFVGSVPWCYMLGLVGLKLGENWTHIRDYLHGFDLIIALVLLGLFAFWLYHHLKPEKDEEQKEAA